Proteins from a genomic interval of Treponema brennaborense DSM 12168:
- a CDS encoding Rpn family recombination-promoting nuclease/putative transposase, whose protein sequence is MNADFPRWEDVTITNDFFFAYSMLHDTELCRLLLRTLLKLDAKEITYVNTQETLAAAPGSKSVRLDVLLETTNEIVNVEMQTTSEPNLFKRIRYYQSSIDIGTAQRGVDYDDLKKLYVLFICTKDPFGEGLPRYTLRTVCDEHTALDVRDERFAVVYNASAYENELDSETAAMLHYIAEGGTDTETAKSFAERVFKLKTDGAAKGAFMKYEIEIKRIRKEGFAEGESSGMEKEKYATAGNLLSMGVLTPEQIAAATELPLETVRELACRER, encoded by the coding sequence ATGAACGCAGATTTTCCCCGCTGGGAAGACGTTACCATCACCAACGACTTCTTCTTCGCCTATTCGATGCTTCACGACACCGAACTGTGCCGCCTCCTTCTGCGCACCCTGCTCAAGCTTGACGCAAAGGAAATCACTTACGTCAACACGCAGGAAACCCTCGCCGCCGCCCCCGGCTCCAAAAGCGTCCGCCTCGACGTACTGCTCGAAACCACGAACGAGATCGTCAACGTCGAGATGCAGACGACCTCCGAGCCGAACCTGTTCAAGCGGATCCGCTATTATCAAAGCTCCATCGACATCGGCACCGCACAGCGCGGCGTTGATTACGACGACCTGAAAAAGCTGTACGTCCTGTTCATCTGCACGAAGGATCCGTTCGGCGAAGGGCTGCCGCGCTACACGCTCAGAACCGTCTGCGACGAGCACACTGCGCTCGACGTCCGGGACGAACGGTTTGCCGTCGTCTATAATGCCTCAGCGTATGAAAACGAGCTTGATTCGGAAACGGCGGCCATGTTACACTACATAGCGGAAGGCGGAACGGACACGGAGACGGCGAAGAGCTTTGCCGAACGGGTGTTCAAGCTGAAAACCGACGGTGCCGCCAAGGGGGCGTTCATGAAGTACGAAATAGAAATCAAACGCATCCGTAAGGAAGGCTTTGCCGAGGGCGAATCGAGCGGTATGGAGAAAGAAAAATACGCCACGGCCGGCAACCTTTTGTCTATGGGAGTGCTTACGCCGGAGCAGATTGCCGCCGCAACGGAATTACCGCTGGAAACCGTGCGGGAACTCGCTTGCAGGGAAAGGTAA
- a CDS encoding glycosyltransferase family 32 protein, with product MIPKIIHYCWFGGNPLPEPAQKCLTSWRKFLPDYEIKEWNENDYDVRKIPYVAQAYEAKKYAFVSDYARFDILYRYGGIYFDTDVEVIKPLDDILERGAFAGVECAGALNAGLGIASPAASPIYKEILDSYEKSNFLKQDGTQDLTTVVTRVSDIFRKHGFTDKDEIQTVAGITIYPTEYFCPKSLETGIIRITKNTYTIHHYDGSWTSKAQKKYDGKRKKHYAQFGCHIGKFVSLGAFIQWQITDNGFFGFCRKIIRKLK from the coding sequence ATGATTCCTAAAATAATCCATTACTGCTGGTTCGGCGGGAATCCGCTGCCGGAACCGGCACAGAAATGCCTTACTTCATGGAGGAAATTTCTTCCTGATTATGAAATAAAGGAATGGAATGAAAACGACTACGATGTCAGAAAAATTCCGTATGTCGCCCAAGCGTATGAGGCGAAAAAGTATGCCTTTGTGAGCGACTACGCGCGCTTCGACATTCTGTACCGGTACGGCGGAATTTATTTTGACACGGATGTTGAAGTAATAAAACCGCTTGATGATATTTTAGAACGCGGAGCGTTTGCCGGCGTTGAGTGCGCGGGCGCACTCAACGCCGGACTTGGCATAGCAAGTCCGGCGGCGAGTCCAATTTACAAAGAAATCCTTGATTCCTATGAAAAAAGCAATTTTCTGAAACAAGACGGTACGCAAGATTTAACAACAGTTGTTACGAGAGTAAGCGATATTTTCAGAAAACACGGATTCACCGACAAAGACGAAATTCAGACTGTCGCCGGAATAACGATATATCCGACGGAATATTTCTGCCCGAAATCATTGGAAACGGGAATAATTAGAATTACAAAAAATACTTATACGATTCATCATTATGACGGCAGCTGGACAAGCAAAGCTCAGAAGAAATATGACGGGAAACGCAAAAAACATTATGCGCAATTCGGCTGTCATATCGGAAAGTTTGTTTCTTTGGGTGCATTTATTCAATGGCAAATTACGGATAACGGATTCTTTGGTTTTTGCAGAAAAATCATAAGGAAGTTGAAGTAA
- a CDS encoding PadR family transcriptional regulator, with amino-acid sequence MEFNTGAALLDAVVLSIVAREGTYGYKITQDVRNIMNISESTLYPVLRRLQKDNCLDTYDVEFGGRNRRYYKITANGMIRLDEYRREWNAYRKKIDKVLFGTEADNNG; translated from the coding sequence ATGGAATTTAATACCGGCGCGGCCTTGCTGGACGCAGTTGTACTTTCGATAGTTGCCAGAGAAGGAACATACGGATACAAAATCACGCAGGACGTCCGGAATATCATGAATATTTCGGAAAGCACGCTGTATCCGGTACTCAGGCGGCTGCAAAAAGACAACTGTTTGGACACGTACGACGTCGAATTCGGCGGCAGAAACAGGCGCTACTACAAAATTACGGCAAACGGCATGATACGGCTTGACGAATATCGCCGGGAATGGAATGCTTACCGTAAGAAGATCGATAAGGTGTTGTTCGGCACGGAAGCGGATAACAACGGGTAA
- a CDS encoding PspC domain-containing protein, protein MEENQLAETENTGKKLRKSRNKMICGVCAGVAEYFAVDPTLIRLITVFLVFAGIGSGLLAYIIAAIIMPEAPQS, encoded by the coding sequence ATGGAGGAAAATCAATTGGCAGAAACGGAAAACACCGGAAAAAAATTGCGCAAATCACGGAACAAAATGATTTGCGGTGTGTGTGCGGGCGTCGCCGAATACTTTGCGGTAGATCCGACGCTGATCAGACTGATAACCGTCTTTCTGGTATTCGCGGGAATCGGAAGCGGGCTGCTCGCCTATATCATCGCGGCAATCATCATGCCCGAAGCGCCTCAGTCGTAA
- a CDS encoding oligosaccharide flippase family protein, producing MKGKRYLAKNMFFLTIGQFGTKLLSFFLVPLYTSVLTSAEYGTYDLYSATVGLLVPILTLNIADSTMRFMLDKNVSKEAVVSISIRNYIFSIVLFTAFIALNSVFNLFPIFNEYRAFLFLMFATNGLSSLFLNIARGFDKIKDVSVSGVLCSAVMIALNLIFLLPLHLGLKGYYLATITGIAVQIAYLFFSLRIYKFSNFKIKEPALNKRMLRYSCPMMLNSVSWWVNSVSDRYIITWLCGIIENGIYSVAYKIPSILTMFQSIFAQAWTLSAVQDFDKEDVSGFFSDMYNFYNVCMVLLCSGLIILTKPLAHVLFANDFYAAWRYVPFLLLSTVFGALSGYIGGIFAAVKNSTAFAISSFVGAAINIVLNIILIRLVGTVGAAVATLVSYFATWIMRLICTRRIIKLKVNFFRDGAAYAVLLLQTVIVLKMKSSSPILYGTCLILLILILILYRVVIFGVIHFVMEKFKEVKV from the coding sequence ATGAAAGGTAAGCGTTATCTTGCAAAAAATATGTTTTTTCTCACAATCGGGCAGTTCGGAACAAAATTGTTAAGTTTCTTTCTTGTACCGCTGTATACGAGCGTTCTGACTTCGGCAGAGTACGGAACGTACGACTTATATTCGGCGACGGTAGGACTGTTGGTGCCGATTCTGACACTGAATATAGCGGATTCAACCATGCGCTTTATGCTGGACAAGAACGTTTCAAAGGAAGCTGTCGTTTCCATCAGCATAAGAAATTATATTTTCAGCATTGTTCTGTTCACGGCATTCATTGCCTTGAACAGTGTTTTCAACCTGTTTCCTATTTTCAATGAATATCGTGCGTTTCTTTTTCTTATGTTCGCTACCAACGGCCTAAGTTCTCTTTTTTTGAATATTGCCAGAGGATTTGACAAGATAAAAGACGTTTCAGTTTCCGGTGTACTTTGTTCTGCCGTAATGATTGCGCTAAATCTGATTTTTCTACTGCCGCTTCACCTTGGGCTGAAAGGCTATTATCTTGCGACGATTACCGGAATCGCCGTTCAGATTGCGTATCTGTTTTTTTCGCTCCGAATATACAAATTCAGCAACTTCAAGATAAAAGAGCCGGCTCTCAATAAGCGAATGCTTCGGTATTCCTGTCCGATGATGTTGAACTCCGTTTCTTGGTGGGTCAATTCGGTTTCCGACCGTTACATCATAACATGGCTCTGCGGAATTATCGAAAACGGCATCTATTCGGTGGCGTATAAGATTCCGTCTATTTTGACAATGTTTCAGAGTATTTTTGCACAGGCTTGGACGCTTTCTGCGGTACAGGATTTTGATAAAGAAGATGTAAGCGGATTTTTTTCTGACATGTACAACTTTTATAACGTCTGCATGGTTCTTCTATGTTCGGGACTCATAATTCTAACAAAACCACTTGCCCATGTGCTGTTTGCAAATGATTTTTATGCAGCATGGAGATACGTACCGTTTCTTCTGCTTTCTACGGTTTTCGGTGCACTTTCAGGTTATATAGGCGGAATTTTTGCCGCAGTGAAAAATTCCACGGCATTTGCAATATCAAGTTTTGTTGGTGCGGCAATAAACATCGTGCTGAATATAATTCTTATTCGTTTAGTCGGAACAGTCGGGGCTGCGGTTGCGACACTCGTAAGCTATTTTGCAACTTGGATTATGCGCCTTATCTGTACAAGAAGAATCATAAAACTGAAGGTGAATTTTTTTAGGGATGGAGCCGCTTATGCCGTTCTCCTTTTGCAGACGGTAATAGTTCTGAAAATGAAATCTTCGTCGCCTATTCTGTATGGCACCTGTCTGATTCTGCTGATTCTGATTTTAATACTGTATCGGGTGGTGATTTTCGGGGTAATTCATTTTGTAATGGAAAAATTCAAAGAGGTCAAAGTATGA
- a CDS encoding RidA family protein has protein sequence MKRIETTDAPGAIGPYSQGMISGGMVYTSGQIPLHPQTGSIADDIAAQTEQSCKNVGAVLAAAGSDFSKVIKTVCFLSDMGNFAVFNEVYARYFISKPARSCVAVKQLPKGVLCEIEAIAEL, from the coding sequence ATGAAACGAATTGAAACGACTGACGCGCCCGGCGCTATCGGGCCGTATTCACAGGGCATGATAAGCGGCGGTATGGTGTATACGTCCGGTCAGATTCCGCTGCATCCGCAGACCGGTTCCATTGCGGACGATATCGCCGCTCAAACCGAGCAAAGTTGCAAAAACGTCGGCGCCGTTCTTGCAGCTGCCGGTTCCGATTTTTCAAAGGTGATAAAAACCGTGTGTTTTTTATCGGATATGGGAAATTTTGCCGTTTTTAATGAAGTGTACGCGCGCTATTTCATTTCAAAACCGGCGCGCAGCTGCGTTGCAGTTAAACAGCTGCCTAAAGGCGTGTTGTGTGAAATCGAGGCGATAGCGGAATTGTAA
- a CDS encoding helix-turn-helix domain-containing protein, giving the protein MLHTFFMCEINIRKIFGENVKYYRKQMGLSQEQLSEILEISPNHLSVIETGGKFVTYKLLEKMIDVFNIAPSLLFYSQNAHTIDGSVQNKINSIIDKELENAQSSIHEKIEELYRKQ; this is encoded by the coding sequence ATGCTTCATACTTTTTTTATGTGTGAAATAAATATAAGAAAGATTTTTGGAGAAAATGTAAAATATTACAGAAAGCAGATGGGACTTTCTCAAGAGCAGCTTTCAGAAATTCTTGAAATTTCACCGAACCATTTAAGCGTTATTGAAACAGGCGGTAAATTTGTAACGTACAAATTGCTTGAAAAAATGATAGATGTTTTTAATATCGCTCCGTCTTTGTTGTTTTATTCTCAGAATGCGCATACGATAGACGGTTCCGTGCAGAACAAAATTAACTCGATCATTGACAAGGAATTGGAAAACGCACAGTCTTCCATTCACGAGAAAATCGAAGAATTATATCGGAAACAATAA
- a CDS encoding glycosyltransferase family 2 protein: MSENEKVSVVVAIYKSEEFLDKLIISLIEQTYKNIEIILIDDGSPDNSGKICDAYAEKDSRIKVIHKKNGGTCEARNVGMEQCTGEWLVIVDGDDWLETDYVEYMLRLVHQTGSDMGMSTEIFTTRDRIQTAVDKIETWTSEYTAAQIILPYIAIGPWNKIYRLDVLRQNSLTFSVPWSGEGLYFSSFAAQYSNHVGIGHRKVYNYRLNNVNSGLTNYKLEMGTNAFQNIRYIKEHLIIKTPLLINACNWHIWKNYNFILFLIIATDSKGKNIELYKDCLKNNRKLFISANLKAALKLKTKIKGLTIGLFPVWYAKRSFKNQKKALAKDIAELGAAR, encoded by the coding sequence ATGAGTGAGAACGAAAAAGTGTCTGTTGTCGTAGCTATTTATAAATCCGAGGAATTTCTTGATAAACTTATTATTTCTTTGATTGAGCAGACTTATAAAAATATTGAAATAATTCTGATTGACGACGGTTCTCCTGATAACAGCGGAAAAATTTGTGATGCTTATGCGGAAAAGGATTCAAGGATAAAAGTAATCCATAAAAAAAACGGCGGTACGTGTGAAGCCAGAAATGTGGGAATGGAACAATGTACAGGAGAATGGCTGGTAATTGTTGATGGTGATGACTGGCTTGAAACGGACTATGTAGAGTATATGCTTCGCCTTGTGCATCAAACAGGTTCTGATATGGGAATGAGTACTGAGATTTTTACCACACGAGACAGAATTCAAACTGCTGTTGATAAGATTGAAACGTGGACATCTGAATATACTGCGGCGCAGATTATTCTTCCATATATTGCAATCGGACCTTGGAATAAAATTTATAGGCTGGACGTTTTACGACAAAATAGTCTAACGTTTTCTGTTCCGTGGTCGGGTGAAGGTCTTTATTTTTCATCTTTTGCGGCTCAATATTCAAACCATGTTGGTATCGGACATCGGAAAGTTTACAACTACCGTTTAAACAATGTTAATTCCGGTCTTACAAATTATAAGCTGGAGATGGGAACAAATGCCTTCCAGAATATAAGATATATTAAGGAACATCTTATCATAAAAACTCCGCTCCTTATAAATGCCTGTAACTGGCACATTTGGAAAAATTACAATTTTATTCTGTTTTTAATTATCGCAACAGATTCAAAAGGAAAAAATATAGAACTGTATAAAGACTGCTTAAAAAATAATAGGAAACTTTTCATTTCTGCAAATTTAAAAGCAGCACTTAAACTTAAAACGAAAATAAAGGGTTTAACAATCGGCCTCTTTCCGGTTTGGTATGCAAAACGCAGCTTCAAAAATCAAAAAAAAGCTCTGGCGAAAGATATCGCTGAATTGGGAGCCGCCCGGTGA
- a CDS encoding DUF1700 domain-containing protein — protein sequence MNKTEYIAALRTEIQALPETEREEAILYYTEYFDDAGAENEAAVIAELGTPEELGKYILTKFSCVPETVKASAKKKAESALNAAGKTEKASSGAKILLIILLVVITFPIWIPVVSTVFGIAFGLLIAAIAIVCSLFIAAIAVLIGGLAALIFGLAAMFTAPVSGILLAGLGLMLAGAGLICTVFGIWICTKCIPVIIRGFVKLCKMPFSRRKENDNV from the coding sequence ATGAACAAAACGGAGTATATTGCCGCGCTCAGAACGGAGATTCAAGCACTGCCGGAAACTGAGCGAGAAGAAGCAATTTTATACTATACGGAATACTTCGACGACGCAGGAGCGGAAAACGAAGCGGCGGTTATTGCCGAACTCGGTACGCCCGAAGAGTTGGGAAAGTATATTTTGACAAAGTTTTCGTGTGTGCCGGAAACGGTCAAAGCTTCCGCCAAAAAAAAGGCGGAGTCCGCCCTGAATGCAGCCGGAAAAACGGAAAAGGCGTCGTCGGGAGCAAAAATTCTGCTCATCATCCTGTTGGTTGTCATAACGTTTCCGATTTGGATACCGGTTGTCAGCACCGTTTTCGGCATCGCGTTCGGTCTGCTGATCGCCGCAATCGCTATCGTATGCAGCCTGTTCATCGCGGCGATCGCCGTTCTCATCGGCGGGTTGGCGGCGCTCATCTTCGGCTTGGCGGCAATGTTCACCGCGCCGGTGTCGGGCATTTTGCTGGCGGGGCTCGGTTTGATGCTGGCGGGAGCCGGTTTGATCTGCACCGTCTTCGGCATTTGGATCTGCACGAAATGCATTCCCGTCATTATCAGGGGATTCGTAAAATTGTGCAAAATGCCGTTCAGCAGACGGAAGGAGAATGACAACGTATGA
- a CDS encoding polysaccharide pyruvyl transferase family protein — protein MKTAGIITYWDTVNNYGSILQNYALQQFLIKRGIKPFLIRTRFYISKSKLEIYNDELKRTGIFDGMRNLPGRVFRKLYRILARSDKKDSRRDFSSFIAENLSPTDIFTSLPELQKKCPEADFYIAGSDQIWNTYGKLRAEIGDEVQSFLLDFAPSASKKIACAASFGTDILDEKCNPLFRKALLQFDFISVREKSGVDICGKLGFTNVFLQPDPTMLLSADDYRAIESDRLVPHGAYILLYLLGNTTDFSIGRLKAFARKNGLEVVYVYANDLQRINFYKKTYSTINEWLGLFDRAEYVVTNSFHGTVFSLIFNKRFIAVPQSRNFSKQNVRIRSLLEIFGLSARIAADNCKWNANSFSQLFESVDWEKINSKLEKIRKTAPFVKYMEERNYDS, from the coding sequence GTGAAAACAGCAGGAATCATCACATATTGGGACACGGTTAATAATTACGGAAGCATTCTGCAGAACTATGCGCTACAGCAGTTCCTTATAAAACGCGGAATCAAGCCGTTTCTTATCAGAACTCGGTTTTATATTTCTAAAAGCAAACTTGAAATTTATAATGATGAGTTAAAGCGTACGGGAATTTTTGATGGCATGAGGAATCTTCCCGGAAGGGTCTTTCGGAAACTGTACCGTATTCTTGCCCGCTCCGATAAAAAAGACTCACGGAGGGATTTTTCTTCATTCATCGCAGAGAATCTTTCTCCGACGGATATTTTTACATCCCTTCCCGAGCTGCAAAAAAAATGTCCGGAAGCTGATTTTTATATTGCAGGCAGCGACCAGATTTGGAACACCTATGGCAAATTGCGTGCTGAAATCGGAGATGAAGTCCAGTCGTTTCTGCTTGACTTTGCACCCTCCGCTTCAAAGAAAATAGCCTGCGCAGCTTCCTTTGGAACGGATATATTGGATGAAAAATGCAACCCGCTGTTCAGGAAAGCACTCCTGCAGTTTGACTTTATTTCCGTCCGTGAAAAGAGCGGCGTCGATATATGCGGAAAACTCGGATTTACTAACGTTTTTCTGCAACCTGATCCTACGATGCTTCTTTCTGCTGATGATTATCGGGCTATAGAAAGTGACAGGCTTGTTCCGCACGGTGCTTACATTCTACTTTACCTTTTGGGAAACACGACGGATTTTTCAATAGGCAGATTGAAAGCATTTGCAAGAAAAAACGGACTTGAAGTGGTGTATGTGTATGCCAATGACTTACAGAGAATTAATTTCTACAAGAAAACATACTCAACTATAAATGAATGGCTCGGTCTTTTCGACCGTGCGGAATATGTCGTCACCAATTCATTTCACGGAACGGTGTTCTCACTGATATTCAATAAACGGTTTATTGCTGTTCCGCAAAGCAGAAATTTTTCAAAGCAGAACGTAAGGATTCGCTCCCTTTTGGAGATTTTCGGGCTTTCTGCGAGAATAGCTGCGGACAACTGTAAATGGAATGCTAACTCATTCTCTCAACTATTCGAGTCCGTTGATTGGGAAAAAATAAATTCGAAATTGGAGAAAATCAGGAAAACAGCTCCGTTTGTGAAGTATATGGAGGAGAGGAACTATGATTCCTAA
- a CDS encoding glycosyltransferase family 2 protein, whose amino-acid sequence MLTFELLVSTMHKNQEQVLQMLQDENIHCDSVVINQCDENKNEELRFENQSVRIFYTTERGLSRSRNMAIRNARADIVAIADDDLFYYDSFDRTILNYYEKNSMADVVMFNMDSFMKKFGNHETKCKFTELGTYISVQTCLNRSALLKKNVWFRETFGTGSKVFDAGEENIFLADCFRSGLKIYYCPDKILKHEQSDSTWFKGFNDPKFLSDRGAIYCAISPVFSWLYYLRFVIVKRKIIKPISMAQAFKLILNGRKKYKRFLKEEKKI is encoded by the coding sequence ATGCTGACATTTGAACTCTTAGTATCAACAATGCACAAAAATCAGGAACAGGTTCTTCAGATGCTTCAAGATGAGAACATTCACTGCGACAGCGTTGTGATCAATCAGTGTGATGAAAACAAAAATGAAGAACTCAGATTTGAAAATCAATCTGTCAGGATTTTTTATACAACGGAGCGCGGTTTAAGTCGCAGTCGCAACATGGCGATTCGGAATGCAAGGGCTGATATCGTCGCAATTGCAGACGATGATCTTTTTTACTATGACAGTTTTGACAGGACGATTTTGAATTATTACGAGAAGAATTCTATGGCGGATGTTGTTATGTTCAATATGGATTCTTTTATGAAGAAATTCGGAAATCATGAAACGAAATGTAAGTTCACAGAATTGGGTACTTACATTTCGGTTCAAACCTGTTTGAACCGAAGTGCACTTTTGAAAAAAAATGTCTGGTTCAGAGAAACGTTCGGAACAGGTTCAAAAGTATTCGATGCCGGAGAAGAAAATATTTTTCTTGCGGACTGCTTTAGAAGCGGACTGAAGATTTATTACTGCCCGGATAAAATTCTAAAACATGAACAATCTGATTCAACATGGTTTAAAGGTTTTAATGACCCGAAATTCCTCTCTGATAGAGGTGCCATTTATTGCGCAATTTCTCCTGTCTTTTCATGGTTATATTATTTACGCTTCGTAATTGTAAAAAGAAAAATCATTAAACCGATTTCAATGGCACAAGCATTTAAATTGATTCTAAATGGAAGAAAAAAATACAAAAGATTTCTTAAAGAAGAGAAAAAAATATGA
- a CDS encoding DUF4097 family beta strand repeat-containing protein, producing MKSKNKIAIIIGLCLAGAGLLLTLIALAAGATIEKAVYDIDKNIGKNGRAAAVYEKWDDYDKGEYYMEEKDLILRGETYSAESVRRLKLDIAAAEAQLVIGDRFSVQSANIPCAVDFSDGTLNIRTKHPRWNWLFKAPWKNPKIVVTVPPHAKLDSVSIEIGAGSLVSKNAEISCNSAKIEVGMGECILYNFTAAEYADIECGMGSMEIRGTITGSAKVDCGMGEINLYLYGDPQDYSYTASVGMGSVRVNTTELNGMGGKAQSPYRGKNDLEIDCGMGSINVQIAR from the coding sequence ATGAAATCCAAAAATAAAATTGCAATTATCATCGGACTGTGCCTTGCCGGAGCGGGTCTGCTGTTAACGCTGATTGCACTCGCCGCCGGTGCAACGATAGAAAAAGCGGTGTACGATATTGACAAAAATATCGGAAAAAACGGACGCGCCGCCGCCGTTTACGAAAAGTGGGACGACTACGACAAAGGAGAGTATTATATGGAAGAAAAAGACCTTATTCTGCGCGGAGAAACGTATTCGGCGGAATCAGTCAGGCGTCTTAAACTGGACATTGCGGCGGCGGAAGCACAGCTCGTCATCGGGGACCGTTTTTCCGTACAGTCTGCGAATATTCCCTGCGCGGTCGATTTCAGCGACGGCACGCTGAACATACGCACGAAACATCCGCGCTGGAACTGGCTGTTCAAAGCGCCGTGGAAAAATCCAAAAATCGTCGTAACGGTTCCGCCGCACGCGAAGCTCGACTCGGTAAGCATCGAAATAGGAGCCGGCTCGCTTGTCAGCAAAAACGCGGAAATTTCATGCAATTCGGCAAAAATCGAAGTCGGAATGGGCGAATGCATATTGTATAATTTTACCGCAGCGGAATACGCCGATATAGAATGCGGCATGGGCTCCATGGAAATCCGCGGAACGATTACCGGTTCGGCAAAAGTCGATTGCGGTATGGGAGAAATCAATCTGTACCTGTACGGCGATCCGCAGGACTATTCGTACACCGCGTCGGTCGGTATGGGAAGCGTGCGTGTGAACACGACCGAACTGAACGGTATGGGCGGAAAAGCGCAATCTCCTTACCGAGGTAAAAACGACCTTGAAATTGACTGCGGAATGGGTTCCATCAACGTCCAAATCGCACGATAG
- a CDS encoding glycosyltransferase family 4 protein, translating into MKICFLTPRFPFPENGGDVLRINSIARYLKSKGNELILISFCFGEIKLKKEYFDLYDTIYVVKKCKLSSYVFAFLFALCQKPLQCGYYFSASFLRQFKRTLIRERPDECVAHLLRMVPYLEKTRVREKSIVEMTDALSKTYAISSQTKRNSLKKFIYQAEFGLIKKYERRVIRTFPKVVLVSQSDIDYLKDMSETSGENLFLHTNGVTVNENMCINYNSKKICFIGNMRTLQNQDAVLFFVNEVFPLIKKTEPETVFYIIGAEPSEKIKNLSDDKSIFVTGFVKNIESAIADSCLAIAPVKIAAGIQNKVLTAMSCAVPVVMTSLISGAIPELSDGKNCIIRDFPGEMAEACLQLMKNAEFRQTVSKAGLEMVLNHYSWNEKLAGYEKIPRNAKS; encoded by the coding sequence ATGAAAATATGTTTTTTAACTCCAAGATTCCCGTTTCCGGAAAACGGAGGCGACGTACTTAGAATAAACAGTATTGCCCGGTATTTGAAATCGAAGGGAAACGAGCTGATTTTGATATCATTTTGTTTTGGTGAGATAAAGCTGAAAAAAGAATATTTCGATTTATACGATACGATTTATGTGGTAAAAAAATGCAAATTATCTTCTTATGTTTTCGCGTTTCTGTTTGCATTGTGCCAAAAACCTCTTCAATGCGGCTATTATTTTTCCGCCAGTTTCCTCAGACAGTTCAAGCGCACTCTTATCCGCGAGAGGCCGGATGAATGCGTTGCACACCTTTTGCGCATGGTTCCGTACCTTGAAAAGACGCGTGTCCGGGAAAAATCAATCGTAGAAATGACGGATGCACTTTCAAAAACATATGCAATTTCTTCTCAGACAAAACGGAATTCACTTAAAAAATTTATTTATCAGGCGGAATTTGGACTTATAAAAAAATATGAGCGTCGCGTAATCAGAACCTTTCCCAAAGTTGTACTTGTATCTCAGTCTGACATCGACTATTTAAAAGATATGAGCGAAACCTCAGGAGAAAATCTGTTTTTGCATACGAACGGAGTTACTGTAAATGAAAATATGTGTATCAATTACAATTCAAAGAAAATATGTTTTATAGGCAATATGCGCACTTTACAAAATCAGGATGCCGTTTTATTTTTTGTGAACGAAGTTTTTCCGCTTATAAAAAAAACAGAGCCGGAAACCGTGTTTTATATAATCGGAGCTGAACCGTCTGAAAAAATTAAAAATCTCTCAGATGATAAGTCGATTTTTGTAACGGGATTTGTTAAAAATATTGAATCGGCAATCGCTGATTCCTGTCTTGCCATAGCGCCGGTCAAAATTGCAGCCGGAATCCAAAATAAGGTTCTTACAGCAATGAGCTGTGCAGTTCCTGTCGTGATGACATCTCTTATTTCAGGTGCAATTCCTGAACTTTCAGACGGTAAAAACTGCATTATCAGAGATTTCCCCGGCGAAATGGCGGAAGCTTGTCTTCAATTAATGAAAAATGCCGAATTCAGACAAACTGTTTCAAAGGCCGGTCTCGAAATGGTATTAAATCATTATTCTTGGAATGAAAAACTTGCAGGGTATGAAAAAATACCGCGAAACGCCAAATCCTAG